aatggttataatgctgaacaaaacatcatggttgttctttcaaaagtttacaactgaacattgacttaatacaactttgaaactttgctatgcagaagaaaatgctgctttcctttcccccccccctttttaagtagtttatatttaacagtactgtactgtatttggttggggttttttggtttgtttcttggctgtgttgctgcctgattgcatattcccagttccaaatgaggtgtgtggttgactggtcggttcgtaactctggtgttcgtaactctgaggttctactgtatagtgAATTTTACACCtgatgcaactcccattgactataaTGGCAGTAGCATCAGATGCTAAATTCACTGTTAATTACATCATTGATGTTCCTGAGTTGCTGTCTCGGCATACTTACTGTGTATTACTGGCCAAGGCCTCCTCTATCCCTAATGACAGAGAATGTATTTCTGTAACTCAAGGTACTCAATCTACTGGCAAGAGGGCTGAATGCCCTCACCTCCCGTTGAAGAGCTAAGGGCCCACAACCtctccaggatcaggccctcaatgCTTAATTCTgtatcactgaagtcaacagtcaattgatctcactgatttcaatgagagtttgatcagcccttgtggctgtgattcaacaaagcacttaagaacatgcttacCCCATGGAAGCCCATCCCTATTCAATAAGGCCCCCCAGTTCAGGAACGCAGTCCTGTTCAGGAagggcacttaagcacatgcttcagtgctgAATTAAGGACTATGTTCACATATGCAGCCTccactgacattaatgggagttgtCTACAAATATTGGGTGGCAGAATGCAACCCCAAATGCTACCAAAATAAGTATGGAACATGATGTCCTTTATTCACCTCCACAGGTTACAATGAAAACAAGCGTGTCTATGATttggtaaaatatattttatttgttcaTACAAAGAAATAGTATGAATTATCAGAATTTCATTTTCCTAGAAACATCTTTCTCTGTGTAAAATTAATTTGTGTTGTACATACCACAAAATACTTGATttacaattttttaatttttttaaaaacaaattggcTATTCTATAGTACCATGTTACAGACAACACATCGCTAATATCTGTACTGCACTTCTGAATACAGGGCTGAATGAAACTCAGCCATAAATTAATGTTACAAtgtgaaaaaagaaaatctaacCACACCTCTGAGTTTAATGGTTTATCCTTcttgaagaaaacaaaacatgatGATAGCATTGAGTCCATTATTAGCAACCCAGATGCATACTACAGGGAATCCAATCTTGGTTGCCATATTGCTTAGGTAAGGCCTTTTATATTAATTGGTCTCATATAAACTTCATTACAAAGGCTGTTCAGCTAGGATTAGCAATTTGCTTAAGGTATTCAGAGTATCAAACACCATATATTTCTATAATCCAACATGGTTGCCTCATGAAACCATTCAGTACCAAGGCTTGATTATACCAACTAAGCCAACAGCCTGGTGAATTTTGTACAGTTGAGAAAGACATCAGGAGATCAAAAATTGTTACAAAGAAAGCAATATACAGAGAGATCAGGACACCTAAATCCtccagtatattaaaaaaaaaaaaaaaaaagacaacctaAGGAAACAGGTGAAATGAAGAAATGGCAAAGTGATAAATACCTGAAGTTTGCCAAGTACTGGAAGAAATGGGATCACACGGTTGGACAATGTTGTCACTTCACCAGAAAGTGACCCTGGTTTCATAAAAGCCGAGTGAACAGCTGGAGAGTTATTTCTTCCTGACCATGCAGGGCCACCAGATACAAGGCTTAATGCAACACACTGCACAAGTTCTGCAGTAGGAAGAAACAGGGATTCAAGTTCTAGGATAACTAGTGTCCTAGGATGCTGCTTTACAAGATCTAAAGCTTTTTTCTGCAATCATTCAAGACCCTCAAGTTAGCAGGCCCTTATGGTAAATTGAATATGCTAGTCTATTTATCACTCAGTAGTAGAGGTGGACCCCAAGACCTGCAGTCCATGGCGAAAGCCTGGGCCCAAAACACACACATCCAAATGCCCCTTGAATTTTCATCTGTTTTGCAACCCAGGGCTCCCTCTGCACTGCAGTAATGAAGATGCCACACTCTCTATTGTGGCTTGCCACAGTATTGGCTAATGTGTCAATCGGCTGATGGAACTGCCTATGGCAAAACAATACTGTTTCACGGGCGAGATTTCACCTTTCCTTGGAGTGGGAAAggcttgggggaaaaaacaaatcaaaggtTGCACCATGCTCCAAAACCAACCGAAATTAGACTGTCATTATAGAGCTTGATACTGCAAAGTGCTAAGTATCCCCCTGCCTCACCCGGCTGGGATTTGAGGGTGCTCTCATATACCTGTCGTTCTCCTCTCCCACTGACCTGGGTATGGCCCCCTCCCACACATTTCCCAGTGGCATTGATAAATaggggagctgggtcaggggaACCTTTTGACTCTGTATCTACCTTTACTTGCCATGACATTACACTGCTCTTGTAAACAAGTTAAAATTCCCTGTTAGTCATTAGATTAAACTAAACACCCCTTGGGTTTGGAATGGGAGCAGATCCATCCACATTTCAAGGGGCAGCATTTTACTGCAAATTTCATTGTTACAGAGACAGAGGGCTGGCGTCTGCTCTCAGTACCattagtgtaagtgagatcagagcTGGACCAAGCGAAAGCAACATGGGCCTGTTAACTGAATGGTTCGGAAGGAAAGTTATTGCATCTGCATGTCCATCATTAAGCAGCTGTAGTGGACAGCTGTATAGGACAAAACAAGAGCAAGGAGGCTGTTAAAGTAAAAGCAACATCTGAGGAATGCTATATGACAACCACCACCACAGCTGGGTATTGTTTAGTAATCTGGTATTATAATGGAGGGGTTGCTGACCGGGGGTGGCCACTAGCGTCTTCAGCCTGGTGCTAAGGTATACTGGTGACACATATGAAACCAACATATCAACATAATGAAATCATGTATCTTTTACCCATTGCTGTAGCATTATACATGCAGTTGTCTAGCATTTTATTACACTGCACATATATTATGCAAGTACTTGTTTATTTACACAGTAATGTCATAAGGTTTATTTAGCCAATACCTTGCTGCTCCCACTACATAGTATTTATAGACATTCCTGCACGCTATGAAAGGTGCAATTAATAGCTTGTTTAATCTACATTCAGGGTTAAACTGAAGTCAAAAACAGCCATGTGTACCCTGTAGTTGCCCTGGAACGATGGGATGGCCCTGCTTTAattaaattcaatgggaattaggatcAGGATTTTCTGCAGTTACCCTAGTCACTAAGAGGTCCATTAGAGATGGGTGAACCTCAGGTGGTGAGGATAGACACTCAAAGTTTGTGGAGATTATCCACACCACCTAAGCCTGCAAAATTTGGCCAGAATTCTAGGGAGaatcattcattcactcactgcTAGCTTCTGCCAGGGCTGTAAATTCTGCAAGAATAGCTATTCTGGGGGTGGGTCAACATTTCTGGTTCTACTCCTGGCCTGACATCAGAAACGCTCTTCTGAACAGCTCAGCTCCTCAAAAAGTGTTTGGTTCAAAACTACAGGCAACATGTTGGGTTCTTATTTTAACTGGTTGTCCCATCATCGCTTATGTATTTAAATGATCAACAGTTACACCTCTGAGCAAAGAGCGGTCTTGACTAATATCAGAGCCCTGTGTGATTCAGGGTCTTATTTTCCAAGTATTTGGGGTGAATGTACTGCATGTGAAATGAGAGACCAGTGGCAGTAGATGTAGGCAAGTACTATGCAAGTATCCCTAAGTAGTTCTATGGATTCATTTAAATCCTGCCTGGTAACATCCCCTTCCAATTCCAGATAGGGGCCTGTTCTGGACAGACTCTTGATGAAGTATTAGACCAAAATGTAAGGTGGACAAGACAACATCAAATGGGAATAAGGCTAAAGCCCCCCCTCACGCATCTCCACAAATCATTGCACTGGTGACCTACCTCAGATCCCCAGCTGTGCATGGACTCACAGTGTCCCCTACCCACTCCTCGGGGGACACTAAATCAGTGACAGACTCATCCTCTGGCTTTTGCTAATGGCTCCTCTGGTTCTATTGATTTCTTTGGTGTGTCAAAGCAGATGCGCTGCCTGCATGCTCGCCTCTAGTGAGTTTTAAAATGGGTTCCATACAAGGCGAGTGTATACATGGAGGAGCTGAATTTCATTTACTACAACATAGTTCCACCCAGcacttcacattttttaaaaatgcatagagTCCCCACCCAGGAAACCGGTTTGGGCCAGGAGGGGGAGATTCtccttgtttaaataaaaaaaaataaaataaaataaaaacacagacTAATAAGACTGCTCCCCCCTTGCAGCAAAATCTCACGCTATTGGTGCTCTTTTCCACAGGCGCACCTTATGCGCCAAGCAACACTTGGGGAAACAGAAGCAAGCAGAAGTCTCCCAGCAGCAGTATGGCTGGGGAGTGTGGATACTGATGGATTTTGCACATTATAACGCCCCTGTAAAGCAGCTGCTGTGTTGGGCCTCAGCATCTGAGCTTCAAAGAGCAGCACAGCCTCTCCCTCCCCGACTGTTATTCGGAAGGCAGGAGGGAACGTGATGATGGGCCAACAGATCTCATGCAAAAGGTAGGGAGACAGATACTCGGGAGTTGGAAGATGACAAGTAAATGTTTATAAAGGCCTAATACCCGTAACGAAAATAAAATTGTgctttcccaccccccccccttcctttttaATACTAATTTCCTCTAGGTAAATGGAAGCACCGTCAATTataaaccaaacaaaataaaaagaccaATATTAGAATTAAACACCatggaatgttaaaaaaaaaaaaaaaggttatggGCTAATATTCTAGACAGTGTGGTTAGGCAGCTTAGTGAATTAAttacttaaaaattaaaaataaattattataaaatagatttctgtacattttacatacacacacacatatctttATAGAAGCAAGCTGCACCATGGGGTAATTACAAGGAGACACTGTCGTGCCAGCCTCAGTCCCAGCCGAAGTCGTGCCCAGTCATCTGGTAGAACTTCATGTTGAAAGGCCTGTAGAACTCCCGCAGTCTCTGCACCACCTCTCTGTCTATATTGGGGTGGGTCCTGCCTTTCGTTTTCCCCAGGCAGTGGGGTTTGCTGCTGCCTTCAGCTTTCTTCAGGCAGGGGAAGCCCTTGGTTTTGTTGAAGTAGAAGTGTTTGTCCGTGATGATCCTCTTAAGGCCCAGAAAGTCCTggaccctgcccagctccccagcgGGGTCGCTGATCAGCCTCTCCCCGCTGACAAAGAGGATCTGCCCAATGGGGAAGTAGAGGAGCCAGTTCTCCAGGTGCTTGGCGTAGATGCCGATCTGGATGGCGCTCCACGAGGTGTCGATCAGGCCTGTAGTCCTGTTTTTGAAGGTCAGGCTCTCAAAGGTGGGAATATCGGGCTTCTTCGAGAGAGTCTGCGTGTAATCGGAGATGGCTCGCGTCACGGGATCCCGCACCACCACGATGAGCTTGGTGCCCTTCGACATGGCGGAGATTCGAGCAGGTGCTTCCTTGGTGACAAAGTAACTAGGGGTTTTCTCCATGGTGATCTGCCCATCGAGGGTTCTGGGCATCAGGTCTCTGCCAAGAAAACAAATGCACTGGTTAGGACAGCAGGATAACTCATCCCTTGCAATGTAACCTTTATGGGCCCTGCTATCAGCATAAGTCTTATTAGTGTGACTTGCAAATACACAAAGTAGTCAGGCACAAGGTTAGACTCCTGGCAGTTATACCACAGTAGTGATTCATGCTCTGTGTTTGGCTTGCTTTAAAGAGACTAGTCCACCTCTGTGGGGTGTGAATTAGTTGCAGCCTTGAAACTACATCAGTTCAGCAAAATGGAATTGAAATATATTCATCAGAAAAAGCTGGAGCACAGAGAAAAGGAATCATTCACCCTCGGGTGCCTATGCAGATTGCCTGGCCCAAAGGAAAATCTTATTTCCCTATTACTTTGCTTTTGTAAAGGTTACGGGACTTAATTTCTAATGGGACACCCATTGCTCTTCTCTTTTGTAACACGACACTGGGAAGTTTTCTAATGTGCATCACAAGAGAGACTATCGCTTCCTTGTGAAGCATAAAGCATGTACAAGTGTGTGCAATGCAGCAAGTTGAACAACTGCACGCTGACTTGTCAACATCAGGTCCACCATGTATACTCAGTGGAAGAGGCCTCTTAAATTCTCCCAATTCTCTTTTCCTCTAGACCCCCTGAAAGTGCACGATTGTTTCCTATAatacttgtacagcacctaacagagTCCTGGTCTACGacacacaaaataataaaaaacaacaactcctgctgacttcaatgggagccatGATCATGGACCCAAGGGAAAAAACTTGAGCCCTGTGTTTTAATATCACGTAATGTGAATGTATAACAGCAAGAGAATCCTTAGTCTAGGACAACAGCTTCTGTGCGCTTTGGCTAGTAATTGTTTGTACAAATTATACCCAATCCTATAATACTTAACTCCTTGATGCAATGTATCAAATCCACTGTAACTTGTGTCATACTAATAGAGAATACAAGTGAAAAAACATCAGTATCCCACATACCTCCTCTTAGGCATTCCACCCACTAAGCTCAAACATATTGAAACATCATAAGGAAGGAGCACTGGGGCTCTGTAGTTTAACATGCCAAATGTTTTCACATCTATGTGCTCCTCTTTCATTAGAGGCAAGATTTGCTTAGGTGCAGTCTAGAAAACTCATGCCACTTAAGCCCACAGTAGGTCTATGCAAAGTGGCAAGAGGCAAAACCTCTGTGGGAGGGCAGCTAGTCTTTGCACCTACTGCGTACTGTGGGAAAGGTTTCCGTGCCAGCTTTCCATAGGTCAGCATGTAGGGCAATGATGGGGCAGGCCAGTGGAAATGCTGTCGGATCCACGTTTAAATGGATGTAGTGTCCTACCATGCAAGCAGTCAGAGGAAGTGGATTTCACCTCTCCCATGCCCTTGCATTTCACCCACAGCAAGGCCTAACTCCACACGCTTCATACAGATGAAGTGCTATTTATTCATAGCATGCCATGCCTGATCTCTGGTGCCAGATGGAACCTGTGCTGCTCTATCAAATTCCCAGGATGAGTGAATCTCCAAAAAACACCCTACGAAGTAGAAGAGTGATTTTCAGGAGAAGCTGCTCTACAACTGGCGAATCCCATAAAAGGTCTGTTTTCTAAGCCAATCACAAAATATAGCAGGCCAATAATGGCACAGCGAACAATTACTAAATCTCACCAGAGCCGAGGCTGAATTTGACAGGCCACTTGTTCACCAGTGTCTTTTTTTTTGAGGAAACTGAACCTGATCTCCATAGCCTGTGCTGGCTGTCTCCTGGCTTAAGATGTTGGTTTTGACTTCTGAAGTCCTACTGGCCCGGGAGCTACCTATCTAGAAGATGGTTCACCCCTGCGACCTACTGCAGCAGCTGCGGTTGGCAGAGATGCCTACATTGAAGCCCCTTTGCAAGTAGAAAGGGGAGTCTGTTAGTGTGCTAGACCTTGGGAACTCCCTTTCTCCCCAGGTTTGAGAGAGCCAGAGCTAATTAGCCTTCAAGGAGGAGATAAGTAGTCTCCATCTCTTGCGGTCTTCAAGACCGGATGCTttttctggaagagatgctttagccaagcaagttattgggctcaacatagagtaactgggtgaaatttaaggaCTGATGTTACagggaggacagactagatgatctaatggtccctgctggccctAAACTCTGCAAATCTAGGAAGGGCTGAGCAGTGGTGGTGtgtaaaactcttggatgcacaGGGAGGGGGAAGTAGAAGGAatctatttttattatatttatggTGTTGCTGGGTCAGTTGATCCAATCGGAGAGGAAGTGACAGGGgtgtttgtttagtttgtttTCTAAAAGAACATCCAGGGCACCAAGAACACTGGACAAGTGCTCCATTATGCTTTGTATAAAtccaaaaataaataactaataaATCACCTCCAGCAGGTACAGCAATTAAATCCACAGGTCTTTGGGATACCGGAAAAGAGGGATTCACTGGGAGAAGAATCATAAATCTCATGGTCTAGTGGCCTCCTACCTTTACAGATGTACCTCCATCTCCCAATAGATTTACAAAAGAGCCACAACTGGCCACAACCAGAATTCATGTGAAGTGCTGCTGACACACCTTAGCTCCTGTTGGCTTCAGAgtgagctgagggtgctcagttCCTTACAGGATTAGCTCAAGAGAGTTTCAAAGCAAAGTTGTCTGGGCTCCCCCTACTGGATCTGCAGTGGCATTTTGCGGAAAGATGGTGTTTCTAGAGCTATGAACTTCCTTGCTGAAATGCTGGCACAGGTACAATAGCAGCAGCCAAATAGATTCACAATGCGCCTTCCTCTGCATGTAAAAAACCCAAAGTCTGTTCTTTGCCAGTGAAGAAGAATAAAACTGGTAGGGAGAGAAATGTGATCGTCAAGCTTTTCAGAAGGTATTCCAGGCAAAGAAGAGTAAGAATAAAGACCCTCTCAACATGCATTAGAGTTGTTGAAAGTGCCACCAGGATCTAGTTCCAAAGCAAAGCTTTCCCACTATGCGCTGACACTCTGCTGTATATTGGTAGCGTCCCAAGACCACCAACAGAATCACAGAGATTGTCTCACAGGGTCTGCCTTGTTTTAAAAGGCAGTGTACAAAGCGAAAGGACAACAATTGCATTTGATGGACAATGAAGCCTGTTGAGACTAAGATGGGTTTGAACATTGGATTAAAAACAGCCTCATGCTTTAGGAGCATTAAGATCAGTATCTAGGTCCAACTTTGATGTTCTGGCCCATCTCTAGCAGAGATCTACATATGGGTCTTCCATGCTTTCCTAAACAGGAGAGTAGTTGGCTTGCTTGCGACTAAATAGGGGAAGCATCCAAGTCACAGGACTACAGGTTTACCAGATGGCCTGAGATTTACACAGGTGGAGAAGTAGCTAATGCCTATTGATACCTAGCTTAACTAATAATAGATCATGATGCTTCCTAGGTGAGCCACCATCGGATTCATGGGTATATACAAAGGGCAAACTGATTTCATCATGGCACTAAGGGACCAATCCCTGCACATACTGAAGTCCACAGTAAAACTCTTGTTGGCTTCGGTGCAAGTAGGAGTAGGCCCAAGTCGTACAACCTAGTCGCTCTGAAAGGGACTGATGTACGTTCCAGAGCTGCAGGAACAGCAAGAGCAAACTAAATAAGTGGAGAAGCATCATTGGAGGGAAGAAAATCAGAAGAAGAGACAGTGGTCAGAAGAACTGCTGTAGCGGACACGTGTTGGCAGGCTGTAACCCATCAGGATGAAAGGAGGGGAATCTAACTTTGCCCCACTATTGCTGATCTTCTGTGCATAAAGGCTAAAAAGGCTAGTGTGCTGCCCCGATGGCTCTGTAATGTATTCTACAACTGCTCCTCATTTCTAATACACAGGTGCAGCTCATGGAGACTATAGGGTCCAGCTTTGACCTGCAGAAGATGTACATCCAAGTTAAAGATCTGGGTAGCTTCAATCTGCTCTGTTTTGTGTAAATGGGTGTGGCTCCTGATAAACTGTTAACACAGGGGGAGATAAAGAAACAGGAGTTAGCCATTGGCAACCTTAATACCCCTTTACACCTTTGACAACCTCTCCCATACTTTTTGGTTGGGCAAGGTTTGGGTGCCCAATGCTTTCAGAAAGCTAACAAACCCCACCCTTGCCAGTTCCCAGCCACCCCTCATACAAACACCACGGCAcactgggccagaccctcagctggtagaAGGTTGAataggtccattgacttcagtggagctatggcaACTGACACCAACcgaggatttggcccttaaagCTTCCGTGGAAGAGAGTCTCGGCAAAGCTATGAAGTGGCTGTGTGAGCAGAGAGATGCATTTTCCACAGGCAGAGAGCAGAGCTCCTAACTCCGAGCTCTTAACATGTCAGCGAAGACAGAATTAAAAAAGCTTTTCCTTTAATGAATATTTGTTCAGCAAAGCTTCACCCATCGTAGGCGAAGTGATAGGCTTACCCTAAAGATGGATTGGCCTACTTTACCTATTAACCACTTAGGTTCTCTTTATTCATTCTTACATTAATCTAACTGCTctaatccccaggccctttgcAGGCCCcgatttttattaataaagcaagcacacataaatgtttaaaacaaaaaaccctgcgcTCAAACTGCAGCATTTTAACACAAACTCTTCCAATCTGAAAGACAGAGAGATAAATTTACAAAGTCACAATGACAGGTGGCCACATGGTAATCCAATCCCTGATGCCTAATGCCCTTTGTGGCAGCTTTTTGTCCGCACAGAGGGACTCTGAACTAATCTGTTGACACTTCTCAATAAAGAATATCGAGAGAGGCTATTgtcagtgggagggggtgggtggatgaGGCAAGGTTTACAAACGAATAACAGCTCAACAGTTTGTATCAAGTCGGCAGGTACAACAGACCTACGTTTGCAAGGGTACATTTTCACTACCCGCCGtgtcggcgggtagcaatcgatttatctgggatcgatatatctcgtcgcgatatatcgatccccgaacgcgctcaccgtcgactccggaactccaccagagcgagccgcggccatcgatcccgtgccgtctggaccccaggtaattcgatccaagatactttgacttcagctatgctattcgcgtagctgaagttgcgtatcttagatagattccccccccccccccaagtgtagaccagctccAAGAGAGACAAAAGCTTTCCCCGAGGATAGCAAGGGTGTATGTGACTGACTAGCTATACTGATGGAACAGAAGCATGTCAGGGCTGGTGTAGTGACCCTTCCTGGGCCTAttccctggggaaaaaaaacaaatgcaagaaAGTTGGCtgtgttgggggagaggaggatgggTGGAAAGCTAAACCTGACTAGAAAAAACATTTCTGAATCTAGGTGGCATGCAGAGCCCAGTTTGCTAAACATGTGGCATGGATTATATCCAATACAATTATCGCCCGAGTGGTTCTTATTGTCAGGAATCTGATCTGGAGGTGTATCAGCAACATCCACAGCATGGCAGATTTTAGCTTTAAaagtttctccttccctcccacataTGTCCATAGAGATTGTATTCACCTCTGGTGAAGTCTGAGACGAGCATTTCATTTTAGCCCGCTATTTCTAGCTAGATCACAAcctatgtcatatttacactacACAAATATTGTTTTCCTGCCTCTCTATGTTTCTGTCCACAAAGCCACATTATGCACGGGGCAGGTTCTCTGCAGTATTTCGGAGATGCTATGAGAGTGGAAACTGAGTAAGCACCTTTCTGGGGTTGCCAATGGGGTGGGGCATCTGCAGAACTAGAGGTGCCCTGCTCCTATACCTCTCTTTCTGAAGCCTCTGGCACAGAGACCtattgaagcatgtcagagagtGGAGAAGGAGCAGACAAAGTGGGATGTGCTTCTGCAATTGCCAGAGGAGACCTTCCAATTGGAAAGCAGCATATAACCCCAACCCCAGACACTTCTCCTTGAGACAGCTTTGAGCATGGGAGCAAAGAACCCCCGTATTCTAATTCCAGCTCTGTTCCAGTTGACCTTGGGACAATCACCTCcctgctctatgcctcagtttcccaaaacAAGGCTTATAAATGCCTGTCTCATAGAGGGAGAGATGAGATGAGACAGGGATGTATTTTGAGTGGTTTGAAGATGAAGAGAACTATTTAAATATTATCTGGATAAGCAtgaatggcccagatcctcaaaaggtatttaggtgcctaattaccATTTACTACAATGGGAGTTCGGTGCCTAGCTAcctgtgaggatctgggtctAAATGCCTCAATGCTTATCTTGCCAAATTTAC
The window above is part of the Chrysemys picta bellii isolate R12L10 chromosome 12, ASM1138683v2, whole genome shotgun sequence genome. Proteins encoded here:
- the HS3ST3B1 gene encoding heparan sulfate glucosamine 3-O-sulfotransferase 3B1, producing MGQRLICCLDAPSALQPPPLLPVRRKLLLLCIMLFLWLYMFYSCAGSCASVPGLAGRPAAGAGEAAATAGAHGEGLQVLSKLLRRAPSGGAMGLAGSAAASPSEPREEQSAAPDPTSPISSFFNGSGTKKLPQAIIIGVKKGGTRALLEFLRVHPDIRAVGAEPHFFDRNYEQGFAWYRDLMPRTLDGQITMEKTPSYFVTKEAPARISAMSKGTKLIVVVRDPVTRAISDYTQTLSKKPDIPTFESLTFKNRTTGLIDTSWSAIQIGIYAKHLENWLLYFPIGQILFVSGERLISDPAGELGRVQDFLGLKRIITDKHFYFNKTKGFPCLKKAEGSSKPHCLGKTKGRTHPNIDREVVQRLREFYRPFNMKFYQMTGHDFGWD